Proteins from a single region of Verrucomicrobiia bacterium:
- a CDS encoding biopolymer transporter ExbD, with amino-acid sequence MPVKLGSKLPPSHEARIEIIPLIDIMFFLLAAFMLVSLGMVNLKSVQVNLPTASAATATPDLRGDFLNVSVDRSGALFLDRTPVGPHELVLHLQSWRLTNDHARVFISGDQDARHGDVIRVLDWVRSAGIDRVAFEIREAPAEPRP; translated from the coding sequence ATGCCGGTCAAGCTTGGCTCCAAACTCCCCCCCTCCCACGAGGCGCGCATCGAGATCATCCCCCTGATCGACATCATGTTCTTCCTCCTCGCCGCCTTCATGCTCGTCAGCCTCGGCATGGTCAATCTCAAGAGCGTCCAGGTGAACCTCCCCACCGCCTCCGCCGCCACAGCCACCCCCGACCTCCGTGGCGATTTCCTCAACGTCTCCGTGGACCGCTCCGGCGCCCTCTTCCTCGATCGCACCCCCGTCGGCCCCCACGAACTCGTCCTCCACCTCCAGTCCTGGCGCCTCACCAACGATCACGCCCGAGTCTTCATCAGCGGCGATCAGGACGCCCGTCATGGCGATGTCATCCGCGTCCTCGACTGGGTCCGCTCCGCCGGCATCGACCGCGTCGCCTTCGAAATCCGCGAGGCCCCCGCCGAACCCCGCCCATGA